The proteins below are encoded in one region of Sphingobacterium sp. R2:
- a CDS encoding inorganic phosphate transporter, which yields MMSTLLVVVIVLAIAFDYINGFHDAANSIATVVSTKVLTPAMAVLWAAIFNFAAYFYFTDHKVANTIAKTVLEEYITLEVIFAGLLAAIGWNLFTWYYGVPSSSSHTLIGGFAGSGMAYAFILGADPIHAINIDATLKIIAFIVLAPIIGMTISVIITLLVINLAKNSRPSVAEKWFKILQLVSSAALSFAHGGNDAQKVMGIILVAMVAGGYVPTTEHMPEWIPLTCYAAIAAGTMSGGWKIVKTMGTKITKVTPLEGVCAESAGAVTLGITEHFGIPASTTHTITGAIIGVGVVKRVSAVRWGVTISLLWAWILTIPVSAVLGGLSLLIVHYLL from the coding sequence ATGATGTCAACATTACTCGTTGTCGTGATTGTCCTGGCAATTGCTTTTGACTACATCAATGGATTCCATGATGCAGCCAATTCCATTGCGACAGTTGTATCAACAAAAGTTTTAACGCCAGCAATGGCAGTTTTATGGGCTGCAATATTCAACTTTGCCGCTTACTTCTACTTTACAGACCATAAGGTCGCCAATACCATTGCAAAAACAGTATTGGAAGAATACATTACATTAGAAGTAATTTTTGCGGGATTATTAGCAGCAATTGGCTGGAACTTGTTCACATGGTATTACGGCGTACCATCAAGTTCTTCACACACGCTTATCGGGGGATTTGCTGGTTCTGGTATGGCTTATGCATTTATTCTGGGTGCAGATCCAATTCATGCTATCAATATTGATGCTACCCTAAAGATTATTGCTTTTATCGTGCTCGCTCCGATCATAGGTATGACGATTTCCGTCATCATTACCCTACTGGTCATTAATCTGGCGAAAAACTCCAGACCAAGTGTTGCCGAAAAATGGTTCAAAATATTACAACTTGTTTCCTCTGCAGCACTAAGTTTTGCACACGGGGGTAACGACGCTCAGAAAGTAATGGGAATTATCCTGGTGGCTATGGTAGCGGGTGGTTATGTCCCAACGACAGAACACATGCCGGAATGGATTCCATTAACTTGTTATGCGGCTATTGCAGCTGGAACGATGAGTGGTGGATGGAAAATAGTAAAAACAATGGGAACCAAAATCACAAAGGTTACCCCACTGGAAGGTGTTTGTGCTGAATCAGCGGGAGCGGTTACATTAGGTATTACTGAACATTTTGGTATTCCGGCTTCTACAACACATACTATTACAGGAGCAATCATAGGCGTTGGTGTCGTTAAACGTGTTTCGGCCGTACGCTGGGGTGTCACAATCAGTTTGTTATGGGCTTGGATATTAACGATTCCGGTTTCAGCCGTGTTAGGTGGATTGTCGCTATTGATTGTACATTATTTGCTTTAG
- a CDS encoding OmpA family protein, with product MNYSTIKKTAVAATLVAALGFAGTAQAQQVFGGRSQYRTWSIGVQGGITTPNTILPGSNAFGQKVGYFQNKVGEYYGLTIRKQFSHTFGLELEANRGKIKTYNHNQSGPIAENSLGAKSVQTDVNWAASLNGVFQLGTIDFLRRENAVNFYAKVGLGVLANNPIQFANNDFTGTEVYNVANNPDGQKWGSSIFGDRERKGDRDNKLTAFVPVGVGAKFKLSEVVALNLGYTMNFTDDNLLYGPARTDYKGKFSTVMAGLEFTLGSRDKQNLTFANPVATMYDELKDPSLRNEVEALKQRVSTLEGTVNTLSADADGDGVSDKFDKCPGTPAGTPVDGSGCPIKFPEPVVSSTTSNGYYAPIQFEFDSSVLKTSSYSTLDKLAKELRDNNASVQLDGYASAEGSEAYNMTLSKDRANSVKQYLVNAGVSSSSITANGYGEKNPVASNATEEGRVQNRRVEIKK from the coding sequence ATGAACTATTCTACAATTAAAAAAACAGCTGTTGCTGCTACATTAGTTGCCGCTTTAGGTTTTGCTGGTACAGCACAAGCTCAACAAGTATTCGGTGGTAGATCACAATACAGAACTTGGTCTATCGGTGTGCAAGGTGGTATTACTACACCAAACACAATTCTTCCTGGATCAAATGCTTTTGGACAAAAAGTAGGTTACTTCCAAAACAAAGTTGGTGAATACTACGGATTAACTATTCGTAAACAATTCTCTCACACTTTCGGTTTAGAATTAGAAGCAAACCGTGGTAAGATCAAAACTTACAATCACAATCAATCTGGACCTATTGCAGAAAATTCTTTGGGTGCAAAATCGGTACAAACTGACGTAAACTGGGCTGCTAGCTTGAACGGTGTATTCCAATTAGGTACTATCGATTTCTTGAGAAGAGAAAATGCAGTTAACTTCTATGCTAAAGTAGGTTTAGGAGTATTAGCAAATAATCCTATTCAATTTGCTAATAATGACTTCACAGGTACAGAAGTATATAATGTAGCGAACAATCCTGATGGTCAGAAATGGGGATCAAGTATTTTTGGAGATCGCGAACGCAAAGGCGACCGCGACAACAAATTAACAGCTTTCGTTCCAGTAGGTGTTGGTGCTAAATTTAAATTATCTGAAGTAGTTGCGTTGAACTTAGGTTACACGATGAACTTCACTGATGATAACTTATTGTATGGTCCAGCTCGTACAGACTACAAAGGTAAATTCTCTACAGTAATGGCTGGTTTAGAATTCACTCTAGGTTCAAGAGACAAACAAAACTTGACTTTTGCTAACCCAGTTGCTACAATGTACGATGAGTTGAAAGATCCTTCATTGAGAAACGAAGTTGAAGCATTAAAACAACGTGTAAGCACTTTAGAAGGTACAGTTAACACATTAAGCGCTGATGCTGATGGTGACGGTGTATCTGATAAATTTGATAAATGCCCTGGAACTCCAGCTGGTACTCCAGTAGATGGTTCAGGATGTCCAATCAAATTCCCAGAGCCAGTTGTTAGCTCTACTACTTCTAACGGTTACTATGCTCCAATTCAATTCGAATTTGATAGCTCAGTATTGAAAACTTCATCTTACTCTACATTAGACAAATTGGCTAAAGAGTTACGTGATAACAATGCATCTGTACAATTAGATGGTTATGCATCTGCTGAAGGTTCTGAAGCTTATAACATGACTTTATCTAAAGACCGTGCTAACTCTGTAAAACAATACTTAGTAAATGCTGGTGTTTCTTCATCAAGCATCACTGCTAACGGTTACGGAGAGAAAAATCCAGTTGCATCTAATGCTACTGAAGAAGGTCGCGTTCAAAACCGTCGCGTTGAGATCAAAAAATAA
- a CDS encoding tetratricopeptide repeat protein, which yields MEEDFEFENPEERKISVDRYEEMLRNEDQYFFDSKAFEGIIDYYAEKNDPVKALQVAEFAISQHPFDITFLLKQAQLFSTIQQYQNALAALDKAELLEASEGDIFLIRGGILGGIGKFDDALEQLFKALPLLDNKDEVYFHIAMIFQAQMNYDKAIIYLKKALELNMDYQEALYELAYCYDVLDRQEESISFYKKYIDSDPYSYYAWYNLGNSYHKIGRFEEALDAYDYAILIKDDFSSAYFNKGNALVNLDRYQEALDVYKQTFEYEQPSADTYCAIGECYEKLEQMEEARNYYKKAVKLDGELADAWFGIGVTLDFEERYFESLHFYKKALELEDTNPDYWFAIADARYKLQQIDLAEEAYKRVVSLNPTDIDAWLDYSSILFEQSKIEEAIDVISDAITQNPNAAELYYRIVAYLFANGQYNDALNFLELGLATDPDKYHILFDYLPQLQGNQIIIEIVKKYTKPKD from the coding sequence ATGGAAGAGGATTTTGAATTTGAGAACCCCGAAGAAAGAAAAATCTCGGTGGACAGATATGAGGAAATGCTTCGAAACGAGGATCAGTATTTTTTTGACTCCAAAGCTTTTGAAGGAATTATTGATTACTACGCAGAAAAAAATGATCCTGTTAAGGCGCTGCAGGTCGCCGAATTCGCAATCAGCCAGCATCCCTTTGATATTACATTTCTATTGAAACAAGCGCAACTGTTTTCAACGATTCAACAATATCAGAATGCACTCGCTGCATTGGATAAAGCGGAACTATTAGAAGCCTCCGAAGGAGATATATTTTTGATCCGCGGCGGTATACTAGGAGGTATTGGAAAATTCGACGATGCCTTGGAACAGCTGTTTAAAGCTCTTCCTTTATTGGACAATAAGGATGAGGTGTATTTCCATATTGCGATGATATTTCAGGCCCAAATGAATTATGATAAAGCCATCATTTATCTAAAAAAAGCTCTTGAACTCAATATGGATTACCAAGAAGCACTTTATGAATTGGCTTATTGTTATGACGTATTGGATAGACAGGAAGAAAGTATCTCCTTTTATAAGAAATACATAGATTCAGACCCTTACTCCTACTACGCGTGGTATAACTTGGGAAATTCATATCATAAGATCGGCCGGTTTGAAGAAGCATTGGATGCTTATGACTATGCAATATTGATCAAGGATGACTTTTCTTCAGCTTATTTCAATAAGGGAAATGCCTTGGTCAATTTAGATCGCTACCAAGAAGCATTGGACGTATACAAGCAAACATTTGAATATGAGCAACCCAGTGCTGATACCTATTGCGCAATAGGTGAATGTTATGAAAAACTGGAGCAGATGGAAGAGGCTCGAAACTACTATAAAAAGGCAGTCAAATTGGATGGTGAACTTGCGGATGCCTGGTTTGGCATTGGGGTTACCCTAGATTTCGAAGAACGTTACTTTGAATCGCTACACTTTTATAAAAAAGCATTGGAACTGGAGGATACAAATCCAGATTACTGGTTTGCAATCGCCGATGCACGATATAAATTACAGCAAATAGACCTAGCAGAAGAAGCTTATAAAAGAGTCGTTAGCTTAAATCCAACTGATATCGATGCATGGCTGGATTATTCCTCAATTCTATTTGAACAAAGTAAAATTGAAGAAGCTATAGATGTAATTTCCGATGCGATCACACAGAATCCGAATGCGGCAGAGTTATACTACCGGATTGTTGCATATCTATTCGCCAATGGACAATATAACGACGCACTAAACTTTTTGGAACTTGGTTTAGCAACTGACCCGGATAAGTATCATATCCTTTTTGATTATCTCCCACAGCTTCAGGGAAATCAGATTATTATTGAAATTGTCAAAAAATATACAAAGCCGAAAGATTAA
- a CDS encoding shikimate dehydrogenase — protein MKKLGLIGYPLGHSFSKKYYLEKFRQEQIIDVDYDLYPIPQIADFSKIASNKDFYGVNVTIPYKIEVMDYLDELSEEASAIQAVNCIRISHTVDGTTKLKGYNTDAYGFEASLKPLINPQFDKKALILGNGGAAKAVIYALNRLGIMHSLVSRTKSADQLTYDELDAAILADHTVIINCSPVGTFPHTEQSPTIPYEFLNENHLCYDLIYNPEETTFLRKGKQMGARIKNGYEMLVLQAEKNWEIWNS, from the coding sequence ATGAAAAAACTAGGGCTAATAGGATACCCATTAGGGCATTCTTTTTCAAAAAAATATTATTTAGAAAAATTCCGCCAAGAGCAAATAATCGATGTGGATTATGACTTATATCCCATCCCTCAAATAGCTGATTTTTCAAAAATTGCCTCCAACAAAGATTTCTATGGTGTGAATGTGACCATTCCTTACAAAATTGAAGTTATGGATTATTTGGATGAGCTTTCGGAAGAGGCCAGCGCAATTCAAGCCGTCAATTGTATTCGAATCAGCCATACTGTAGATGGCACAACAAAGCTAAAAGGCTACAATACTGATGCCTATGGTTTTGAGGCTTCATTAAAACCGTTAATCAATCCCCAATTTGATAAAAAAGCCTTAATATTAGGCAATGGTGGTGCTGCAAAGGCAGTAATTTATGCGCTGAATAGACTTGGAATAATGCATTCTCTCGTAAGCAGAACAAAGAGCGCAGACCAATTGACTTATGATGAATTGGATGCTGCTATCCTAGCAGACCATACGGTGATTATTAACTGTTCACCTGTTGGTACTTTCCCCCATACAGAACAATCGCCAACAATTCCTTACGAATTTTTAAATGAGAACCATCTTTGTTATGATCTCATTTACAACCCAGAGGAAACTACATTTTTACGAAAAGGTAAACAAATGGGAGCCAGAATCAAAAATGGATATGAAATGTTGGTCCTTCAAGCGGAAAAGAATTGGGAAATTTGGAATAGTTAA
- a CDS encoding MBL fold metallo-hydrolase, protein MLTIKSFTFNPYQENTYLLYNESGNAIIIDPGMYGEHEQQEVVSFVADNKLRPKLLLNTHCHIDHVLGNNFVHEKYGLLPQFHQGEVPILVAVQNYAPQMGIRYDISPIGETFLNDGDTIYLENDELEVILAPGHSPAHICFYSAHQKFLIGGDVLFRNSIGRTDLPGGNHQQLLDSIKSKLYTLPDDTVVYPGHGPSTTIGFEKNSNPFIRQ, encoded by the coding sequence ATGCTTACGATCAAATCATTTACTTTCAATCCATATCAGGAAAATACTTACCTACTATACAACGAGTCTGGAAATGCAATTATCATTGATCCGGGCATGTATGGAGAGCACGAGCAGCAAGAAGTAGTAAGTTTTGTCGCCGACAATAAGCTTCGACCTAAACTTCTATTAAATACACATTGCCATATTGACCATGTTTTAGGAAATAATTTTGTTCATGAAAAATATGGTTTGTTGCCACAGTTTCATCAAGGTGAAGTACCTATTTTAGTAGCTGTTCAGAATTATGCCCCTCAAATGGGCATCCGATATGACATCTCTCCAATTGGAGAAACATTTTTAAATGACGGTGATACCATTTACTTGGAGAATGACGAACTAGAAGTCATTCTGGCACCGGGTCATTCTCCAGCACATATTTGTTTCTACTCTGCTCATCAAAAATTTCTGATTGGAGGGGATGTGCTCTTTCGCAACAGCATAGGTAGGACAGATCTTCCAGGAGGCAATCATCAACAGCTTTTGGATAGTATAAAGTCAAAACTCTATACTTTGCCCGATGATACTGTTGTATATCCTGGGCACGGGCCATCCACAACGATTGGCTTTGAAAAAAATTCCAATCCTTTTATTCGACAATAA
- a CDS encoding FtsX-like permease family protein: MNLPFLFAKRYLFSKKSVNAINIISSISVIGVMVSSAALIILLSSFNGMEQLILSMYSKFAPELKIEPSKGKLFDTKSAAFDELRKDPNVIHYTEVLQEKVLLQYSNRQFIANIKGIEPQSLSKTTGDSIIVDGQYELKHDSINLAILGASVQANLGIPLQKPAEQIQVYSPRKGVKNSSNPAEEFNIRSITPGAVLRYQQDFDNLIITPISFAQEVLGEYQRVSSIEFYLKDGVDINAFERLLQQKIGPDYIVKNREEQNPTLYKNVRVERWVVFFILTLISVIAIFNIVGSLTMLVLDKQKDMTILKGLGGGNDLIQRIFFYEGLMIAVIGCFLGLLIGAIFNYVQSTYGIIRVEDGANTIIDSYPMVSQWSDYLLVFVTVTGISALVSYFSAKVSVKELSKLKTTN, encoded by the coding sequence ATGAATCTGCCCTTTCTATTTGCTAAAAGATATCTTTTTTCCAAGAAATCTGTCAACGCCATTAATATTATCTCATCCATTAGTGTAATCGGTGTAATGGTAAGTAGTGCTGCATTGATTATATTGCTTTCCTCCTTCAATGGAATGGAACAACTTATTTTGTCTATGTACAGTAAGTTTGCTCCAGAACTCAAGATAGAACCCTCCAAGGGAAAACTTTTCGATACAAAAAGTGCAGCTTTTGATGAATTAAGAAAAGACCCCAATGTGATTCATTACACGGAAGTTCTACAAGAAAAGGTATTACTGCAATATTCAAATAGACAATTTATTGCTAATATAAAAGGAATTGAGCCGCAATCACTAAGTAAAACAACCGGAGACAGTATTATTGTAGACGGTCAATATGAGCTTAAACACGATTCTATTAATCTGGCCATTCTAGGCGCAAGTGTTCAGGCCAACCTGGGGATTCCATTACAAAAACCTGCTGAGCAAATTCAAGTATATTCTCCGAGAAAAGGGGTGAAAAATTCATCAAATCCTGCTGAGGAATTTAATATACGATCGATTACTCCGGGCGCAGTATTGCGTTATCAACAAGATTTCGACAATTTGATCATTACCCCAATCTCATTTGCCCAAGAGGTTCTTGGAGAATATCAGCGTGTCTCATCAATCGAATTTTATCTAAAAGATGGCGTAGACATCAATGCGTTCGAGCGGCTATTACAACAGAAAATCGGGCCTGATTATATCGTAAAGAATAGAGAAGAACAAAATCCAACTTTATATAAAAATGTACGCGTAGAACGATGGGTGGTTTTCTTTATATTGACCTTGATTAGCGTTATTGCAATATTTAACATTGTGGGTTCACTAACAATGCTTGTACTGGACAAGCAAAAGGATATGACGATTCTGAAAGGTCTCGGCGGTGGTAATGACCTGATTCAACGCATCTTTTTTTATGAAGGCCTCATGATAGCTGTTATCGGTTGTTTCTTAGGGCTATTGATAGGTGCAATATTTAATTATGTACAATCAACTTATGGAATTATTCGCGTAGAAGATGGTGCAAATACGATTATTGACAGTTACCCTATGGTAAGTCAATGGAGCGACTACCTTTTGGTTTTTGTAACAGTCACTGGCATTTCTGCGCTAGTCTCTTACTTTTCTGCCAAAGTAAGCGTCAAAGAATTAAGCAAATTGAAGACAACAAATTAA
- a CDS encoding NifU family protein, which translates to MTLKEKVEQALDTLRPYLETDGGNVSVEEITADNVVRLKLLGACASCSMSIMTFKAGLEQAIRKAVPEITAVEAINLTDPDSPEATLPPVN; encoded by the coding sequence ATGACATTAAAAGAAAAAGTTGAGCAAGCACTAGATACCTTGAGACCATATTTGGAAACTGATGGCGGAAATGTGAGTGTCGAAGAGATCACAGCGGATAATGTCGTGCGTTTAAAATTATTGGGAGCATGTGCTTCATGTTCAATGAGTATCATGACCTTCAAAGCGGGCTTAGAACAGGCAATAAGGAAGGCTGTTCCTGAAATTACAGCTGTTGAGGCAATTAATTTAACAGATCCCGACTCTCCCGAAGCGACTCTACCCCCTGTTAATTAG
- a CDS encoding outer membrane protein assembly factor BamD has product MFLNRRIAAICAGMMFLLVFTGCKSKFEKLRASNNIAQKYEEAVKLYEKKKYTKALVLFDDLRTKFRGQAEAENIYYYLAFANYRLKDYTSAAFHFKDFADVYPNSARAEECRFMHAYCYYLDSPRSTLDQANTRKAIDALQLFVNLYPESERSKEASDLIQKLRDKLELKAFANARLYYDMGLNDDYRAAVIALQNVLKEYPDTKYAEEIEFLTLKAQYIYASKSIFLKQESRFDEALDYYRNFASNFPNSKHMKEAESLRENSEKGIKTALSQVKDYNKALSEQEAYIKEQKAKKEQENTQKDESKK; this is encoded by the coding sequence ATGTTTTTAAATAGGCGTATAGCGGCTATCTGTGCCGGCATGATGTTTCTATTGGTATTTACTGGTTGTAAGAGTAAATTTGAGAAATTGCGCGCAAGCAATAATATCGCTCAAAAATACGAAGAGGCTGTAAAACTTTATGAAAAAAAGAAATATACCAAGGCGTTAGTTTTGTTTGATGACTTGCGGACGAAATTCCGCGGACAAGCTGAAGCAGAAAATATTTACTATTATTTGGCATTTGCCAATTACCGTTTGAAAGATTATACGTCAGCGGCATTTCACTTTAAAGATTTTGCTGATGTATACCCCAATAGTGCAAGAGCAGAAGAATGTAGGTTTATGCATGCCTATTGCTATTACTTGGATTCTCCAAGATCAACATTGGATCAAGCAAATACACGAAAGGCAATTGACGCATTACAGCTCTTTGTTAATCTTTATCCCGAATCTGAGCGATCTAAAGAAGCCTCTGATCTTATTCAGAAGTTAAGAGATAAGCTAGAGCTTAAAGCTTTTGCCAATGCAAGACTGTATTACGACATGGGGCTTAATGATGATTATAGGGCGGCGGTCATTGCTTTGCAAAATGTCCTAAAAGAATACCCTGATACAAAATATGCAGAAGAAATTGAGTTTTTGACATTAAAGGCTCAATACATATATGCATCAAAAAGTATCTTCCTGAAACAAGAAAGTAGATTTGATGAAGCTTTGGATTATTACCGTAACTTCGCAAGTAATTTTCCAAACAGCAAGCATATGAAGGAAGCAGAATCCCTTCGGGAAAATTCTGAAAAAGGCATTAAAACTGCACTCTCCCAGGTGAAAGATTATAATAAGGCTCTTTCAGAACAGGAAGCATATATCAAAGAACAAAAGGCGAAAAAAGAACAAGAAAATACCCAAAAAGATGAGTCAAAAAAATAA
- a CDS encoding DNA-directed RNA polymerase subunit omega, whose product MSQKNNNSIPNSTVTRDLRQLDKGTDNLYESIVVISKRANQIAVDIKEELNGKLAEFASNNDNLEEVFENREQIEISKHYERMPKPTLVAIDEFLNDKVYYRNPSKEQD is encoded by the coding sequence ATGAGTCAAAAAAATAATAATTCAATTCCAAATTCTACAGTTACACGTGACTTGAGACAATTGGACAAAGGCACTGACAATCTCTATGAATCTATTGTAGTTATTTCTAAACGCGCGAACCAAATTGCAGTAGACATTAAAGAAGAATTGAACGGAAAACTTGCGGAGTTTGCAAGTAATAACGATAACTTGGAAGAGGTATTCGAAAACCGCGAACAAATAGAGATTTCAAAACATTATGAGCGTATGCCAAAGCCTACTTTGGTTGCAATCGATGAATTTTTAAACGATAAAGTGTACTACAGAAATCCTTCGAAAGAGCAGGACTAA
- the coaBC gene encoding bifunctional phosphopantothenoylcysteine decarboxylase/phosphopantothenate--cysteine ligase CoaBC yields the protein MALAGKNIVIAVCGSIAAYKIAPLIRMLIKADAQINVIMSKEATAFITPLTLSTLSKKPVLIDYYQPNTGEWNNHVEIALSADYILVAPATANTISKMATGLCDNLLTAVYLSAKCPVLFAPAMDLDMWKHPSTQSNIKKLSSYGNILIPPENGELASGLIGEGRMAEPEEIMDFLVKFSDRGLPLSGKKALVSAGPTYEAIDPVRFIGNHSSGKMGYAIAAQLKELGADVTLISGPSALKSPQGILKISVTSAADMLGACEEHFQTADIVVMSAAVADYTPIHVASQKIKKKENKFAIELKKTVDILATLGAKKNEQQLLIGFALETNNELENAKDKLIRKNLDFIVLNSMQDKGAGFATDTNKVTIIERSGNIHEFSLKSKEEVAEDICSIIVSLS from the coding sequence ATGGCTTTAGCTGGGAAAAATATTGTAATTGCTGTATGCGGCAGTATTGCCGCATACAAGATTGCACCCCTCATCCGCATGTTGATAAAAGCAGATGCCCAGATTAACGTAATTATGTCAAAAGAAGCCACGGCCTTTATCACGCCGCTTACACTTTCTACACTTTCCAAAAAACCAGTGCTTATTGATTATTACCAGCCAAATACCGGGGAATGGAATAATCATGTCGAAATCGCGCTATCTGCTGATTACATTTTAGTCGCTCCTGCAACAGCAAACACCATTTCCAAAATGGCTACTGGATTGTGCGACAACTTGCTAACAGCCGTATATCTATCAGCGAAGTGTCCGGTGCTATTCGCTCCGGCGATGGATTTAGATATGTGGAAACATCCCTCTACACAATCCAATATCAAAAAGCTAAGTTCTTACGGCAATATCTTAATTCCTCCGGAGAACGGGGAATTAGCTAGTGGATTGATAGGTGAAGGGCGCATGGCTGAGCCGGAAGAAATAATGGATTTTTTAGTTAAATTTTCAGACCGAGGGCTCCCTTTGTCGGGAAAGAAGGCTTTAGTATCTGCCGGCCCTACTTATGAAGCTATAGACCCAGTCCGCTTTATTGGCAATCATTCAAGTGGAAAAATGGGTTATGCCATCGCTGCGCAACTCAAAGAACTTGGAGCGGATGTCACCCTTATTTCAGGACCCAGCGCCCTGAAAAGTCCTCAAGGTATTCTTAAAATTTCAGTAACCTCAGCAGCCGATATGTTAGGTGCTTGTGAAGAACACTTCCAAACGGCGGATATTGTTGTGATGAGCGCTGCTGTAGCAGACTACACTCCCATTCATGTAGCCTCCCAAAAAATAAAAAAGAAAGAAAACAAATTCGCTATTGAACTGAAGAAAACAGTCGATATTCTGGCTACTTTAGGAGCTAAAAAGAATGAGCAACAACTGCTCATTGGATTTGCATTGGAAACCAATAACGAGTTGGAAAATGCCAAAGATAAATTGATTCGAAAAAACCTAGATTTTATCGTTCTCAATTCCATGCAGGATAAAGGAGCTGGCTTTGCCACCGACACAAATAAGGTTACTATAATTGAACGATCAGGGAATATCCATGAGTTTAGCCTAAAATCGAAAGAGGAAGTTGCCGAAGATATCTGCTCAATTATCGTCAGCCTTTCTTAG
- a CDS encoding RNA methyltransferase: protein MSNFLPNALVKKLGVNPLFDKNAFIKVHEEGIRATAIRLNPNKLEECPFDSKGKVPWCNAAYYLQDRPVFTLDPLFHAGAYYPQDASSMFIDHIIQCLKLNLHAVRALDLCGAPGGKSTLLNSSLHPDSLLVANEIIKSRVTILQDNLMKWGNANTVTTNNDPAAFNRLPGFFDLIVVDAPCSGSGMFRKDADAIEEWSEANVKLCSERQQRILAESLTALKEGGYLFYSTCSYSSEENEDIVDWLLDSGDFESVEITVEDNWGIDHTFSVKHRGHGYRFYPHKLGGEGFFIAVLKKVGEQEMFNRKRIKPEKSDVPKGILNDWISNSDSLHTFLHHEDIYVFPKMYENDLKYLQNVLYLKNAGTNVGKLNRKELIPSHALALSNYLVEYKAVDLSLEDARNYLRKENIVVDTFAGIQGWAIARFQGQRLGWMKVLPNRINNYYPKELRIVNL, encoded by the coding sequence ATGAGTAATTTTCTGCCGAATGCTTTAGTGAAAAAATTAGGAGTGAATCCGTTATTTGATAAAAACGCATTTATAAAAGTACATGAGGAGGGGATTCGGGCTACGGCAATACGCCTTAATCCAAATAAACTGGAAGAATGTCCATTTGACAGTAAGGGTAAAGTGCCTTGGTGTAATGCAGCTTATTATCTCCAAGATCGTCCAGTGTTTACATTAGATCCTTTATTTCATGCCGGTGCTTACTATCCGCAAGATGCCTCTTCCATGTTTATAGATCATATTATTCAATGTTTGAAGCTAAATCTACATGCTGTTCGGGCGTTGGATTTATGTGGCGCTCCCGGCGGAAAGTCTACGTTATTAAACAGCAGCCTCCATCCCGATTCGCTCTTGGTTGCTAATGAAATTATTAAGAGCAGAGTTACAATTTTGCAGGATAATTTAATGAAATGGGGAAATGCTAACACAGTAACAACAAATAATGATCCTGCTGCCTTTAATCGTCTTCCTGGATTTTTCGATTTAATAGTAGTCGACGCGCCTTGCTCTGGGTCTGGTATGTTTAGAAAGGATGCCGATGCCATAGAGGAGTGGTCCGAAGCTAATGTGAAACTTTGTAGTGAAAGGCAACAGCGTATTTTGGCTGAAAGTTTGACAGCCTTGAAGGAGGGGGGCTATCTGTTCTATTCGACCTGTTCTTATTCATCAGAGGAAAATGAAGACATCGTCGATTGGCTATTGGATAGCGGCGATTTTGAATCTGTTGAAATAACGGTTGAAGATAATTGGGGAATTGACCATACTTTTTCTGTGAAGCATCGCGGACACGGCTATCGGTTTTATCCACATAAATTAGGAGGGGAAGGTTTTTTTATTGCTGTTCTTAAGAAAGTTGGTGAACAGGAAATGTTTAATAGAAAAAGGATTAAACCCGAAAAGTCAGATGTGCCCAAAGGGATTTTAAATGATTGGATTTCAAATAGTGATAGTTTGCACACCTTCCTTCATCATGAAGATATATATGTTTTTCCAAAAATGTACGAAAACGATCTAAAATATCTTCAAAATGTACTCTATCTCAAGAATGCAGGAACTAATGTGGGTAAGCTCAATAGGAAAGAGTTAATACCGAGCCATGCATTGGCTTTGAGTAATTATTTAGTAGAGTATAAGGCGGTAGACTTATCGCTTGAGGACGCGCGTAATTACCTTAGAAAGGAGAATATCGTTGTGGATACATTTGCTGGTATCCAAGGATGGGCAATAGCAAGGTTTCAAGGCCAGCGATTGGGCTGGATGAAGGTATTACCTAACCGAATCAATAATTATTATCCAAAAGAACTTCGAATTGTAAATTTATAA